One genomic window of Arachis stenosperma cultivar V10309 chromosome 10, arast.V10309.gnm1.PFL2, whole genome shotgun sequence includes the following:
- the LOC130958014 gene encoding transmembrane emp24 domain-containing protein p24delta4-like, with amino-acid sequence MLLELQVKVKAIVLLLFFCFFFLSLSPPCGAIWITLQAKATSTKCVSEEIQSNIIVLANYFVVAAVGAADLHHRSPPRNPTISVKVTSPYGNNLHFKENATIGKFAFTTTETGSYLACFWVAENQGNEEVQVNLDWKIGIAATEWETVAKKEKIEGVELELRKLEEAVVTIHENLLNLKNRESNMRGVSERTNARVAWLSIMSLGICIVVSALQFWHLKRYFVKKKLI; translated from the exons ATGTTGTTGGAACTGCAAGTGAAAGTGAAAGCCATAGTTTTATTACTgttcttctgcttcttctttctGTCACTGTCACCGCCGTGTGGAGCCATCTGGATCACGTTACAGGCGAAGGCTACTTCCACGAAATGCGTTTCAGAAGAAATCCAAAGCAACATCATCGTTTTAGCTAACTACTTTGTCGTTGCTGCAGTCGGTGCCGCTGATCTTCATCATCGCTCACCTCCCCGAAACCCTACTATTTCCGTCAAG GTGACATCACCATATGGAAACAATCTTCATTTCAAGGAGAACGCAACAATCGGCAAGTTCGCATTTACAACTACAGAGACTGGGAGCTACCTAGCATGCTTCTGGGTGGCTGAAAATCAAGGAAATGAAGAAGTTCAAGTCAACCTCGATTGGAAAATCGGCATTGCAGCCACGGAATGGGAAACAGTTGCTAAGAAAGAAAAGATTGAG GGGGTAGAGCTTGAGCTGAGAAAGCTGGAAGAAGCAGTGGTGACTATCCATGAGAATTTGCTAAATCTGAAGAACAG AGAATCAAATATGAGGGGCGTAAGTGAAAGAACAAATGCCAGAGTAGCATGGCTTAGTATAATGTCCTTGGGTATCTGCATTGTAGTTTCAGCTTTGCAATTTTGGCATTTGAAGCGATACTTcgtaaagaagaagcttatctAG